Sequence from the Qipengyuania gaetbuli genome:
GGCTGGCCCGGCACCCGGGCGCCGCGCTTTACCGTGAACGGGTCGCCAATGGCGCGACCATCTTCGTCGCTGCCGGAGAGGACGACGAACCGGTCGCCTATGCCCTGCTCGAGCCGGACGGCCATCTCGACCACCTCTACAACCACCCCGCGCACACTCGTAAGGGTCTGGCGCTGAACCTGCTGGCGACGGCCTCGCTCTATGCCCGGCATCACGGGATCAAGCGGCTGTACACCGAAGCGAGCGACCTCGCCCGCCCCTCGTTCGAGGAGGCGGGTTACGTCGCAACGGAAAAACGCGAGTTCAAAATCGACGGCGTGCCGATCCACAATTGGGCGATGGAAAAGACGGTCGACTGACGCGTAGGCCGATGGCCCCGCGTCACAATCAGATGAATTCGATCTTCTCGACGAGGTAGAACTTGTCGCCCGAGGGAACGGTCACTTCGACTTCGTCATCGACCTGCTTGCCGATCAGCGCGCGTGCGATCGGCGAGGTGTAGGAAATCCGGCCCTTCGAAGCGTCCGCTTCGGTCTGGCCGACGATCTGGTACTTCACCGGCTTGTCGTTTTCGTCGAGCAGCGTGACCGTCGCACCGAAGACGACCTTGTCGCCAGAAAGCGTGGTCGGGTCGATGATCTGCGCCCGGCTAATCTTGTCTTCAAGATCGCCGATCATCGCCTCTACCTGGCCCTGGCGTTCCTTGGCGGCGTGGTATTCGGCGTTTTCCGAAAGGTCGCCATGCGCGCGCGCTTCCTCGATCGCATCGACGATCTTCGGACGCTCCGCCCGCAGCACCTTCAGGTCGGCAGTGAGCTTTTCATAGCCCTCGGCCAGCATCGGCACCTTGTCCATCGAACCCCAATTCCTTCCTGCTCGCGCAATCTCCCGGGACAATTCGAGCCCGGTCCGCAAGGTTAGCGGAGCCTCGGTCGCTCGGATGTGTGGGAGATACGCCGTGTGTTCTGGTCAGCTATAATAGTCTTGCAATGAACGCACTTCAAGCTGCTCGGTAGAAACCTCGGCAATCGCGCGTGCGGCGGCAAGGCTGGCGGCAGCAGTCGTGTAGTACGGCAGCTTCTTTTCGAGCGCGGCCACACGGATAGACTGGCTGTCCAGCAGCGACTGCCAGCCCTCGGTCGTGTTGAAGATCAGGTGCACGTCGCCGTCGATAATGGCATCGACGATGTGCGGGCGACCTTCGGCAACCTTGTTGACCAGTTCGACTGCCAAGTCCTTGCCCGACAGGAAGCGCTGCGTGCCGCCGGTGGCGATGACGCGGAAGCCCTTGGCCAGCAGCGTTTCGACTGCAGGCAGGATGACTTCCTTGTCGCTGTCCTTGACCGAGACGAACAGCGTGCCGCCCTGCGGCAGCTTCATGCCCGCGCCCAGTTGGGACTTGAGGAAAG
This genomic interval carries:
- the greA gene encoding transcription elongation factor GreA codes for the protein MDKVPMLAEGYEKLTADLKVLRAERPKIVDAIEEARAHGDLSENAEYHAAKERQGQVEAMIGDLEDKISRAQIIDPTTLSGDKVVFGATVTLLDENDKPVKYQIVGQTEADASKGRISYTSPIARALIGKQVDDEVEVTVPSGDKFYLVEKIEFI
- a CDS encoding GNAT family N-acetyltransferase, which codes for MAYSIRPYQDSDAEGLADVCRAAIRGIGPEAYSNDQVEAWLARHPGAALYRERVANGATIFVAAGEDDEPVAYALLEPDGHLDHLYNHPAHTRKGLALNLLATASLYARHHGIKRLYTEASDLARPSFEEAGYVATEKREFKIDGVPIHNWAMEKTVD